A genomic window from Maylandia zebra isolate NMK-2024a linkage group LG20, Mzebra_GT3a, whole genome shotgun sequence includes:
- the cbln4 gene encoding cerebellin-4 produces the protein MVTSLLLMLSWTVISEVVRAQNDTEPIVLEGKCLVVCDSNPATDWKASSSPLGISVRAANSKVAFSAVRSNNHEPSEMSNKTRIIYFDQVLVNIGNYFTFESVFLSPRKGVYSFNFHVIKVYQSQTIQVNLMLNGKPVISAFAGDKDVTREAATNGVLLYLEKEDKVYLKLEKGNLVGGWQYSTFSGFLVFPL, from the exons ATGGTTACTTCACTCCTACTGATGCTCAGCTGGACTGTGATCTCTGAGGTTGTGAGAGCTCAGAATGACACGGAACCGATCGTCCTGGAGGGCAAATGTCTCGTGGTCTGCGACTCTAATCCGGCAACGGACTGGAAGGCTTCATCCTCTCCGCTCGGCATCTCGGTGCGCGCCGCCAACTCCAAGGTGGCTTTCTCTGCAGTCCGGAGCAACAACCACGAACCGTCGGAAATGAGCAACAAAACAAGAATAATCTACTTCGATCAG GTTCTTGTGAATATAGGAAACTACTTCACATTTGAATCAGTATTTCTGTCCCCGAGGAAAGGAGTCTACAGTTTTAACTTCCACGTGATTAAAGTGTACCAGAGCCAAACCATACAG GTGAACTTGATGTTGAATGGGAAACCAGTCATCTCTGCCTTTGCGGGTGACAAAGATGTAACTCGCGAGGCAGCCACTAATGGAGTTCTGCTCTATCTTGAAAAAGAGGACAAAGTCTACCTAAAGCTGGAGAAAGGAAACCTAGTTGGTGGATGGCAATACTCAACATTTTCTGGCTTTCTTGTGTTTCctctgtaa